In Streptomyces sp. NBC_00414, a single window of DNA contains:
- a CDS encoding ABC transporter ATP-binding protein → MNAAPPAASATVTRTTRTAARVAEAVKVYGGGGTAVRALDGVSVTFPAGRFTAIMGPSGSGKSTLMHCAAGLDTLTSGAAFIGDTELGTLDDRRLTLLRRDRVGFVFQAFNLVPTLTVAENITLPLDLAGRRGGGSSSGSDGSGGSDEWIDALVDVVGLRDRLHHRPAELSGGQQQRVAVARAFAGRPEVVFADEPTGNLDSRSGEEVLNLLGRAVRQMDRTVVMVTHDPVAAAHADEVVFLADGRLVDRMESPTADRVLDRLKAFDNKADGRADSKADGRVHGEFDSFDSKGAPS, encoded by the coding sequence ATGAACGCGGCACCCCCGGCAGCCTCGGCGACCGTCACCAGGACCACGCGGACCGCGGCGCGCGTCGCCGAAGCGGTGAAGGTGTACGGCGGTGGTGGCACCGCCGTACGGGCCCTGGACGGGGTGAGCGTCACCTTTCCGGCCGGACGCTTCACCGCGATCATGGGGCCCTCGGGCTCCGGCAAGTCCACGCTGATGCACTGCGCGGCGGGCCTGGACACCCTGACGTCGGGTGCCGCCTTCATCGGCGACACCGAGCTGGGCACGCTCGACGACCGCCGTCTCACGCTGCTGCGGCGCGACCGCGTCGGTTTCGTCTTCCAGGCCTTCAACCTGGTACCCACGCTGACCGTCGCGGAGAACATCACGCTGCCCCTGGACCTCGCCGGCCGCAGGGGCGGCGGCTCTTCGAGCGGGTCCGACGGTTCCGGCGGGTCGGACGAGTGGATCGACGCCCTCGTGGACGTCGTCGGACTGCGTGACCGGCTGCACCACCGGCCCGCCGAACTCTCCGGCGGTCAGCAGCAACGCGTCGCCGTGGCAAGGGCGTTCGCAGGACGTCCCGAGGTCGTCTTCGCCGACGAACCGACCGGCAACCTCGACTCGCGCTCGGGCGAGGAGGTCCTGAACCTGCTCGGCCGGGCCGTACGCCAGATGGACCGCACCGTCGTCATGGTCACCCACGACCCGGTCGCCGCGGCCCACGCCGACGAGGTCGTCTTCCTCGCCGACGGCCGCCTCGTGGACCGCATGGAGTCCCCGACGGCCGACCGGGTCCTGGACCGGCTGAAAGCCTTCGACAACAAGGCCGACGGCAGGGCCGACAGCAAGGCCGACGGCAGGGTCCATGGCGAGTTCGACAGCTTCGACAGCAAGGGGGCCCCGTCGTGA
- a CDS encoding ABC transporter permease, translating into MNASVRISVSSLRAHKRRFAGTFLAVLLGVAFLAGTLVMGDTLRAGFDTMFGNATSGTDAVVRSADTITTPGESQGVRQPVDTDLVAAVEKTPGVAAAAPDIQGAGQLVGANGEPIGGQGPPTLAGNWIDDPELNAYRLAEGRAPSKSGEVVVNRGAAEKGDLRIGDTTTLRTPDPVEVTVVGLATFGGEDGMAQVTFTGMTRSDAEKYLTARPGEAASILVRAGPGTGQRELVDALTPVLPKGVEAITGQQLAEENTDMISGQFLTLFTTFLLVFSGVALLVATFSIHNTFAIVVAQRTRENALLRALGASRRQVTASTLVEASVVAVVASAAGLAGGIGVAAGLQALFPAIGFPFPEGDLVIGALSMVLPLSVGVVVCLGSALLPAVRAGRTAPLAALRETSVDRSGASRTRAVGGTGLAALAVAVTLTGVVVSPSLWLAGGGAVLALAAFVVLGPVAATTAVRVLGVPLDRLRGVTGALAGRNALRSPKRTAATASALMIGVAVVSLFTVFGASLKATMDRTVSRSFAGDVVVSTPSFGAGGSGLSPALAGAIAERPEIDTAVGLGRGVAEVDGRGRALTVTDPVALQRTFDLGDVRGSMRDLGDDGIAVTEQEADKQGLRTGDTTRLAFTDGTTETFTVRAVYGRSELAGEYVITRRAWAPHRTQDSDTLVAVSFDDGVSASEGKAAVEKVATAYGNPEVQTRDEYARSSAGAIDMMLTLVYALLALAVLIALLGITNTLTLAVHERTRELGLLRAVGQTRSQLRAMVRWESVLVAAFGTVGGLALGGFLGWVLVKASDGASNSAFAFAVPPVQLLVVAAVGLAAGALAGLRPAGRAARLDVLRAIAVE; encoded by the coding sequence GTGAACGCGTCGGTACGGATCAGCGTCTCCTCGCTGCGCGCCCACAAGCGCCGCTTCGCCGGTACCTTCCTGGCGGTGCTGCTCGGTGTCGCCTTCCTGGCGGGCACCCTCGTCATGGGCGACACCCTGCGGGCCGGCTTCGACACGATGTTCGGCAACGCCACGAGCGGCACCGACGCCGTGGTCCGCAGCGCCGACACCATCACCACACCGGGCGAGAGCCAGGGCGTACGGCAGCCCGTGGACACCGATCTGGTGGCGGCCGTCGAGAAGACGCCGGGTGTCGCGGCGGCGGCGCCCGACATCCAGGGCGCGGGCCAGCTCGTCGGCGCGAACGGCGAGCCCATCGGCGGCCAGGGCCCGCCCACCCTCGCGGGCAACTGGATCGACGACCCCGAGCTGAACGCCTACCGCCTGGCCGAGGGCCGCGCCCCCTCGAAGTCCGGCGAGGTCGTCGTCAACCGGGGCGCGGCCGAGAAAGGTGACCTCCGGATCGGTGACACGACGACCCTGCGGACGCCCGACCCCGTCGAGGTGACCGTCGTCGGCCTCGCGACCTTCGGGGGCGAGGACGGCATGGCGCAGGTGACCTTCACCGGTATGACGCGCTCCGACGCCGAGAAGTACCTGACCGCCAGGCCCGGCGAGGCCGCGAGCATCCTCGTACGGGCCGGACCCGGCACCGGTCAGCGGGAACTCGTCGACGCCCTGACGCCCGTACTGCCCAAGGGTGTCGAGGCGATCACCGGTCAGCAGCTGGCCGAGGAGAACACCGACATGATCTCCGGCCAGTTCCTGACGCTGTTCACCACGTTCCTGCTGGTGTTCTCCGGTGTGGCGCTGCTGGTCGCGACCTTCTCCATCCACAACACCTTCGCGATCGTCGTCGCCCAACGCACCCGTGAGAACGCCCTGTTGCGCGCCCTCGGCGCCTCCCGCCGCCAGGTCACCGCGTCGACCCTGGTGGAGGCGAGCGTGGTCGCCGTGGTCGCGTCCGCGGCCGGTCTCGCGGGCGGCATCGGTGTCGCCGCCGGGCTGCAGGCCCTGTTCCCGGCCATCGGATTCCCCTTCCCCGAGGGAGACTTGGTGATCGGCGCACTGTCCATGGTCCTGCCGCTCTCGGTCGGCGTCGTGGTCTGCCTCGGCTCCGCGCTGCTGCCCGCCGTACGCGCCGGACGCACCGCGCCACTGGCCGCGCTGCGCGAGACGTCCGTCGACCGGTCCGGCGCGTCCCGGACCCGCGCCGTCGGGGGTACCGGACTGGCGGCGCTGGCGGTCGCCGTCACCCTGACCGGCGTCGTCGTCAGCCCGTCCCTGTGGCTCGCGGGAGGAGGCGCGGTCCTGGCGCTCGCCGCCTTCGTGGTCCTCGGCCCGGTCGCCGCGACCACCGCCGTACGCGTCCTGGGCGTCCCCCTCGACCGGCTGCGGGGCGTCACCGGCGCGCTGGCCGGGCGCAACGCGCTGCGCAGCCCCAAGCGCACCGCGGCCACCGCGAGTGCCCTGATGATCGGCGTCGCCGTCGTGTCCCTGTTCACGGTCTTCGGCGCCTCGCTGAAGGCGACCATGGACCGGACCGTGTCGCGGTCCTTCGCCGGTGATGTCGTCGTGAGCACCCCGTCGTTCGGCGCGGGCGGCAGCGGACTGAGCCCCGCGCTCGCCGGTGCCATCGCGGAGCGGCCGGAGATCGACACGGCGGTCGGGCTCGGCCGCGGGGTGGCCGAGGTCGACGGCAGGGGACGGGCGTTGACGGTCACGGACCCGGTCGCGCTGCAGCGCACCTTCGACCTCGGCGACGTACGGGGCTCGATGCGCGACCTGGGCGACGACGGTATCGCCGTCACCGAGCAGGAGGCCGACAAACAGGGCCTCAGGACGGGCGACACCACCCGGCTCGCCTTCACGGACGGCACGACGGAAACCTTCACCGTCCGCGCGGTCTACGGCCGCTCCGAGCTGGCGGGCGAGTACGTCATCACCCGCCGGGCCTGGGCCCCGCACCGCACCCAGGACTCCGACACGCTCGTCGCCGTGAGCTTCGACGACGGCGTGAGCGCCTCCGAGGGCAAGGCGGCGGTCGAGAAGGTCGCCACGGCGTACGGCAACCCCGAGGTGCAGACCCGTGACGAGTACGCCCGGTCCTCGGCCGGAGCCATCGACATGATGCTCACCCTGGTCTACGCGCTGCTCGCGCTCGCGGTGCTCATCGCGCTGCTGGGCATCACCAACACACTCACCCTCGCGGTCCACGAACGCACCCGCGAACTGGGTCTGCTGAGGGCCGTCGGACAGACCCGGTCGCAGTTGCGCGCCATGGTCCGCTGGGAGTCGGTGCTGGTGGCCGCGTTCGGCACGGTGGGAGGGCTCGCGCTCGGCGGGTTCCTCGGCTGGGTGCTCGTCAAGGCGTCCGACGGGGCGTCGAACAGCGCCTTCGCCTTCGCGGTGCCGCCGGTCCAGCTGCTCGTGGTAGCCGCGGTGGGCCTCGCGGCCGGCGCGCTCGCGGGCCTGCGCCCGGCTGGACGCGCAGCACGCCTTGACGTGCTGCGGGCGATCGCCGTGGAGTGA
- a CDS encoding ATP-binding protein has product MISQPSRHCTVELHALPSRIGQVRRIVSAQLRYWHLDPLIDRAALGVTELLTNVHLHARPDKLCTVEIELLLDRLTVSVHDRDPRLPEVRDANASATCGRGLSMVAAVSESWGVRPNGESGKVVWFTLTAPSPTAPMPVCPPYAAVAESPARGFAEVEHAGAALGSASALGGGHAPARSAVAG; this is encoded by the coding sequence GTGATCAGCCAGCCAAGCAGGCATTGCACGGTAGAGCTTCACGCTCTGCCGTCGCGGATCGGCCAGGTCCGCAGAATCGTATCTGCGCAATTGCGCTACTGGCATCTGGATCCGTTGATAGACCGGGCCGCACTCGGCGTGACCGAGCTGTTGACCAACGTCCATCTGCACGCCCGGCCGGACAAGTTGTGCACCGTCGAGATCGAGCTCCTGCTCGACCGGCTCACGGTCTCGGTGCACGACCGCGACCCACGCCTTCCCGAGGTGCGGGACGCCAACGCCTCCGCGACCTGCGGGCGCGGCCTCTCCATGGTCGCCGCGGTGAGCGAGAGCTGGGGTGTGCGGCCGAACGGCGAGTCGGGCAAGGTCGTGTGGTTCACGCTGACCGCGCCCTCTCCCACTGCGCCGATGCCCGTGTGCCCGCCGTACGCGGCGGTCGCCGAGTCGCCCGCGCGTGGCTTCGCGGAGGTGGAGCATGCGGGTGCCGCGCTGGGGTCCGCGTCTGCCCTGGGGGGCGGACACGCTCCCGCCCGGTCGGCCGTTGCCGGCTGA
- a CDS encoding PLP-dependent cysteine synthase family protein — translation MTTPQQARPHEPTATLDVDHSDAEYRHWLKEAVRKVQADANRSADTHLLRFPLPERWGIDLYLKDESTHPTGSLKHRLARSLFLYGLCNGWIRQGRPVIEASSGSTAVSEAYFAKLIGVPFIAVMPRTTSPEKCRLIEFHGGRCHFVDDPRTMYAESAALAAQSGGHFMDQFTYAERATDWRGNNNIAESIYRQLELERYPEPAWIVATAGTGGTSATIARYVHYMQFNTRICVADPENSCFFEGWTTGDAEVTTDCGSRIEGIGRPRMEPSFVPGAVDRMMKVPDAASVAAVRALEQAIGRKAGGSTGTGLWSSLKIVAEMAAAGRTGSVVTLLCDPGDRYLDKYYSDDWLAGQGLDIAPYAATIDSLLATGIWPD, via the coding sequence GTGACCACCCCACAGCAGGCCCGCCCCCACGAGCCGACGGCCACACTCGATGTCGATCACAGCGACGCGGAGTACCGGCACTGGCTCAAAGAAGCCGTACGGAAGGTGCAGGCCGACGCGAACCGATCGGCCGACACCCACCTCCTGCGCTTTCCCCTGCCCGAGCGCTGGGGAATCGACCTGTACCTCAAGGACGAGTCCACCCATCCCACCGGCAGTCTCAAGCACCGGCTGGCCCGCTCGCTCTTCCTGTACGGCCTGTGCAACGGCTGGATCCGGCAGGGCCGCCCCGTCATCGAGGCGTCGAGCGGCTCCACGGCCGTCTCCGAGGCGTACTTCGCCAAGCTGATCGGGGTGCCGTTCATCGCCGTCATGCCCCGCACCACGAGCCCCGAGAAGTGCCGCCTGATCGAGTTCCACGGCGGCCGGTGCCACTTCGTCGACGACCCGCGGACGATGTACGCGGAGTCGGCGGCCCTCGCGGCTCAGAGCGGGGGTCACTTCATGGACCAGTTCACCTACGCGGAGCGGGCCACGGACTGGCGCGGCAACAACAACATCGCCGAGTCGATCTACCGTCAGCTGGAGCTGGAGCGCTATCCGGAGCCCGCGTGGATCGTGGCGACCGCGGGGACCGGCGGCACCTCGGCGACCATCGCCCGCTATGTGCACTACATGCAGTTCAACACCCGTATCTGCGTGGCGGATCCGGAGAACTCCTGTTTCTTCGAGGGGTGGACCACGGGCGACGCGGAGGTCACCACCGACTGCGGTTCGCGCATCGAGGGCATCGGCCGGCCGCGCATGGAACCGAGCTTCGTACCCGGCGCCGTGGACCGGATGATGAAGGTGCCGGACGCGGCGAGCGTGGCGGCCGTGCGGGCGCTGGAACAGGCCATCGGACGCAAGGCGGGCGGCTCGACCGGCACGGGCCTGTGGAGCTCGCTGAAGATCGTGGCCGAGATGGCGGCGGCGGGGCGGACCGGGAGCGTGGTCACGCTGCTGTGCGATCCCGGGGACCGTTATCTGGACAAGTACTACTCGGACGACTGGCTGGCCGGTCAGGGACTGGACATCGCGCCCTACGCGGCCACGATCGACTCGTTGCTGGCCACCGGGATCTGGCCGGACTGA
- a CDS encoding SRPBCC family protein codes for MVRRLRSVELDFVETAPVRLVFARGVAASPEAVYRALVEDVEGWPEWFSAVSSAHLADDGSRRRIRLRGGTRFEETIVAAEPHEVYAYRVDVTNAPGVRALIEEWRLTPDGASGTRVRWTLAADGTAAFRLVMKVSRAGLGRAFRDAVGKLDRRIGSTRAL; via the coding sequence ATGGTCCGTCGGCTGCGCTCCGTGGAGCTCGACTTCGTCGAGACCGCTCCCGTGCGTCTGGTCTTCGCGAGAGGGGTGGCCGCGTCCCCCGAAGCGGTCTACCGCGCGCTGGTCGAGGATGTCGAAGGCTGGCCGGAGTGGTTCTCCGCCGTCTCGTCGGCGCACTTGGCCGATGACGGCTCCCGACGGCGGATCCGTCTCAGGGGCGGCACGCGCTTCGAGGAGACGATCGTCGCGGCCGAGCCCCACGAGGTGTACGCGTACCGCGTCGACGTGACGAACGCCCCGGGTGTGCGCGCCCTGATCGAGGAGTGGCGACTCACTCCGGACGGCGCCTCCGGTACGCGGGTGCGGTGGACCCTGGCCGCCGACGGCACGGCGGCGTTCCGCCTGGTGATGAAGGTGAGCCGGGCAGGCCTGGGCCGGGCGTTCCGCGACGCGGTGGGGAAGCTGGACCGGCGGATCGGTTCGACGCGGGCACTCTGA
- a CDS encoding DeoR/GlpR family DNA-binding transcription regulator: MSENQNLLAEQRRALILDEVRRRGGVRVNELTRKLGVSDMTVRRDLDALARQGVVEKVHGGAVPVVEASTHEPGFEAKSGLELTAKEDIARAAAALVAPGTAIALSGGTTTYALAHQLLDVPDLTVVTNSVRVADVFHSAQRTSGQRQGAATVVLTGGVRTPSDSLVGPVADQAIEALHFDVLFLGVHGISVEAGLSTPNLAEAETNRRLVQSARRVVVVADHTKWGTVGLSSFAALEQVDTLVTDDGLPAEARSEISEHLRRLVVAGEPEAEDEDAPDA, encoded by the coding sequence GTGAGCGAGAATCAGAACCTGCTCGCGGAGCAGCGGCGTGCTCTGATCCTGGACGAGGTCCGACGGCGGGGCGGCGTCCGCGTCAACGAGCTCACCAGGAAGCTCGGCGTGTCCGACATGACGGTCCGTCGCGACCTGGACGCGCTCGCCCGCCAGGGTGTGGTGGAGAAGGTGCACGGCGGCGCGGTCCCGGTGGTCGAGGCGAGTACGCACGAGCCGGGCTTCGAGGCCAAGTCGGGTCTGGAGCTGACGGCCAAGGAGGACATCGCGCGGGCTGCCGCGGCGCTGGTGGCGCCGGGTACGGCGATCGCGCTGTCCGGTGGCACGACGACGTACGCGCTCGCCCATCAGCTTCTCGACGTGCCGGATCTGACGGTGGTGACCAACTCGGTGCGGGTGGCCGACGTCTTCCACTCGGCGCAGCGCACGTCGGGGCAGCGGCAGGGTGCGGCGACGGTCGTCCTGACGGGCGGGGTGCGCACGCCGTCGGACTCGCTGGTGGGTCCGGTCGCGGACCAGGCGATCGAGGCGCTCCACTTCGACGTGCTGTTCCTCGGGGTGCACGGCATATCGGTGGAGGCGGGCCTGTCCACACCGAACCTCGCGGAGGCCGAGACGAACCGGCGCCTCGTGCAGTCCGCACGGCGTGTCGTCGTGGTCGCTGACCACACCAAGTGGGGCACGGTGGGGCTGAGTTCGTTCGCCGCGCTGGAGCAGGTCGACACGCTGGTCACGGACGACGGACTGCCCGCCGAGGCGCGCTCGGAGATCTCCGAGCACCTGCGGCGCCTGGTGGTGGCGGGCGAACCCGAGGCCGAGGACGAGGACGCGCCGGACGCCTGA
- a CDS encoding right-handed parallel beta-helix repeat-containing protein: MAQGTVQVTHTGTSRWRRRTGEYASLAAALEAAADGDVLTIAAGTYRENLVIERAVTLRGPEGSAGSVRIAPVDGVPLTVRASAVVQDLLVEGQDSAAPALLVEEGTPELMDIRIVTRSAAGIEVRGGARPTVRRCTVDNPAGVGISVLDGGGGVFEECEVVAAGQSGVSVRGGAHPRLERCRVHHTAGAGLSVTGEQSALEAVGCEVYEVRGSGVQISARATAHLTDCDVHRTTSDGVTLDTDAVLTLADCRIHDIPENAVDLRSRSVLTMTRSTVSRFGRNGLSVWDPGTRVDANQCEIHDSTGDYPAVWVSDGATVVLDSCRVHDVPDAIFVLDRGSRADVVDSDISQVRNTAVSVSDGATAQLDDCRIREAATGAWFRDHGSGGTLSACTIDGTQTGVIVTKGADPTIERCTVTSPAEAGFYVSAGGRGSFHGCRVTGSGGYGFHVIDGCRATLKKCRTERCARGGYEFADAGGDQASGTGPLVEDCTSDESAHARTPAPEPAVQTSGQSSGLLGVIPGQRVTEQEPLVAATGPEEPVRSSEAVLGELDLLVGLDSVKREVRALTDMIEVGRRRQQAGLKAASARRHLVFTGSPGTGKTTVARLYGEILASLGVLEKGHLVEVSRVDLVGEHIGSTAIRTQEAFDKARGGVLFIDEAYALSPEDSGRDFGREAIDTLVKLMEDHREAVVVIVAGYTAEMERFLSVNPGVASRFSRTITFNDYGSEELLRIVEQQADEHEYRLAPGADQALLKYFTAIPKGPAFGNGRTARQTFEAMVERHAGRVAQLAETSTDDLTLLYAEDLPELP, from the coding sequence ATGGCACAGGGCACGGTCCAGGTGACGCACACCGGCACGTCGCGGTGGCGGCGCCGCACAGGTGAGTACGCATCGCTCGCCGCCGCCCTGGAGGCCGCGGCCGACGGTGACGTGCTCACCATCGCCGCCGGAACCTACCGGGAGAACCTCGTCATAGAGCGGGCGGTGACACTGCGCGGCCCCGAGGGATCGGCCGGTTCCGTGCGCATCGCGCCCGTCGACGGAGTGCCGCTGACCGTGCGCGCGTCCGCCGTGGTCCAGGACCTGCTCGTGGAGGGCCAGGACTCGGCCGCCCCGGCGCTGCTCGTGGAGGAGGGCACGCCCGAACTGATGGACATCCGGATCGTCACGCGGTCCGCGGCCGGCATCGAGGTGCGCGGCGGCGCGCGCCCGACGGTGCGGCGGTGCACGGTGGACAATCCCGCGGGCGTCGGCATCTCCGTGCTCGACGGCGGGGGCGGGGTCTTCGAGGAGTGCGAGGTCGTGGCCGCCGGTCAGTCGGGCGTCTCGGTGCGCGGCGGTGCCCATCCGCGTCTGGAGCGCTGCCGGGTGCACCACACGGCGGGCGCGGGCCTGTCGGTGACCGGTGAGCAGTCCGCCCTCGAAGCGGTGGGCTGCGAGGTGTACGAGGTCAGGGGCAGCGGCGTACAGATCTCCGCGCGGGCCACGGCGCACCTCACGGACTGCGACGTGCACCGCACGACCTCGGACGGTGTCACGCTCGACACGGACGCCGTGCTGACGCTCGCGGACTGCCGCATCCACGACATCCCGGAGAACGCGGTCGACCTGCGTTCCCGCTCGGTCCTCACCATGACCCGTTCCACCGTGAGCCGGTTCGGGCGCAACGGCCTGTCGGTCTGGGATCCCGGCACCCGCGTGGACGCCAACCAGTGCGAGATCCACGACAGCACGGGCGACTACCCCGCGGTGTGGGTCAGCGACGGCGCGACGGTCGTCCTCGACTCCTGCCGGGTGCACGACGTGCCGGACGCCATCTTCGTGCTCGACCGCGGCTCGCGCGCGGACGTCGTCGACAGCGACATCTCGCAGGTCCGCAACACGGCCGTGTCGGTGAGCGACGGCGCCACCGCGCAGCTCGACGACTGCCGGATCCGGGAGGCCGCGACGGGCGCCTGGTTCCGCGACCACGGCAGCGGCGGGACGCTCTCCGCCTGCACGATCGACGGCACGCAGACGGGCGTGATCGTCACCAAGGGCGCCGATCCCACGATCGAGCGATGCACCGTCACCTCGCCCGCGGAGGCGGGTTTCTACGTGTCGGCCGGCGGCCGCGGCAGCTTCCACGGCTGCCGGGTGACCGGCAGCGGCGGCTACGGCTTCCACGTGATAGACGGCTGCCGGGCCACCCTGAAGAAGTGCCGCACGGAGCGGTGCGCGCGCGGGGGTTACGAGTTCGCCGACGCCGGCGGCGACCAGGCGTCCGGCACCGGGCCCCTGGTCGAGGACTGCACGAGCGACGAGAGCGCCCACGCGCGGACCCCGGCCCCGGAGCCCGCCGTACAGACCTCGGGCCAGTCCTCCGGTCTGCTCGGGGTCATCCCGGGCCAGCGCGTCACCGAGCAGGAGCCGCTGGTGGCCGCCACCGGGCCCGAGGAGCCCGTGCGCTCCTCGGAGGCCGTGCTCGGCGAGCTGGACCTGCTGGTGGGCCTCGACAGCGTCAAGCGCGAGGTGCGGGCGCTCACCGACATGATCGAGGTGGGCCGCCGCCGCCAGCAGGCCGGTCTCAAGGCGGCCTCCGCCCGGCGCCACCTCGTCTTCACCGGCTCCCCCGGCACCGGCAAGACGACGGTCGCCCGCCTGTACGGGGAGATCCTGGCCTCGCTCGGTGTCCTGGAGAAGGGGCATCTCGTCGAGGTGTCCCGTGTCGACCTGGTCGGCGAGCACATCGGGTCCACGGCGATCCGTACGCAGGAGGCGTTCGACAAGGCACGCGGCGGCGTCCTGTTCATCGACGAGGCGTACGCGCTGTCGCCGGAGGACTCGGGGCGCGACTTCGGCCGTGAGGCGATCGACACGCTGGTGAAGCTCATGGAGGACCACCGGGAGGCGGTCGTCGTGATCGTCGCGGGCTACACGGCCGAGATGGAGCGCTTTCTGTCGGTCAACCCCGGTGTGGCGTCCCGCTTCTCACGGACCATCACCTTCAACGACTACGGCTCCGAGGAACTGCTGCGGATCGTGGAGCAGCAGGCGGACGAGCACGAGTACCGGCTCGCGCCGGGTGCGGACCAGGCGCTGCTCAAGTACTTCACGGCGATCCCGAAGGGGCCCGCGTTCGGCAACGGCCGCACCGCGCGGCAGACCTTCGAGGCGATGGTGGAGCGGCACGCGGGGCGGGTCGCCCAGCTCGCCGAGACGAGCACGGACGACCTCACCCTGCTGTACGCGGAGGACCTGCCGGAGCTTCCCTGA
- a CDS encoding Rv1733c family protein — protein sequence MRAIRGLWRWRHNPLRRTTDLVEAWLALGALLLILVAAPLVGCLVGGLAEDVLQQSVREQREQRHPVVAVVDREADRTPLDPDPETASGRDSHSRVFAHWTAPDGAARHGTAMADLKAPQRGDRFTVWTDEQGRIVGRPLDTATAATHAVLAGFGTGAACVGLVEGTRRLLVWRMVRRRYERWDQAWSQAGPDWGRTGTGS from the coding sequence GTGCGGGCAATCCGGGGACTCTGGCGGTGGCGGCACAACCCGCTTCGGCGTACGACGGATCTCGTCGAGGCATGGCTCGCGCTCGGGGCACTTCTGCTGATCCTGGTCGCGGCGCCGCTGGTCGGCTGCCTGGTCGGCGGGCTCGCCGAGGACGTCCTCCAGCAGTCGGTGCGGGAGCAGCGCGAGCAGCGCCACCCGGTGGTCGCGGTCGTCGACAGGGAAGCGGACCGCACTCCGCTGGACCCCGACCCCGAGACGGCCTCCGGACGTGACTCCCACAGCCGGGTGTTCGCCCACTGGACGGCTCCGGACGGTGCCGCGCGGCACGGTACGGCCATGGCGGACCTCAAGGCCCCGCAGCGCGGCGACCGCTTCACGGTGTGGACGGACGAGCAGGGCCGAATAGTGGGCAGGCCGCTGGACACCGCGACCGCCGCGACGCATGCCGTCCTGGCCGGATTCGGCACGGGCGCGGCCTGCGTGGGCCTCGTCGAGGGCACCCGGCGTCTGCTGGTCTGGCGCATGGTGCGGCGCAGGTACGAGCGCTGGGACCAGGCCTGGTCCCAGGCCGGGCCGGACTGGGGCAGGACAGGCACGGGCAGCTGA
- a CDS encoding MOSC domain-containing protein yields the protein MSKPVLHSIHVYPLKAAAGHAPREAVVEPWGLAGDRRWVLTDEKNRIITQRQHPRMVSVSVEVAAGGAILVSAPGREPLSVPVPGPGGTTTVEIWNDKVEAVPAGVTADAWFSDFLGIAVRLAHLDDPATRRPIDPGFARPGETVSFADGYPLLVTTLASLEALNTLIAQGDRPEEGPLPMNRFRPNIVVGGTGAWAEDGWSRIAVGEVAFRVAKMCGRCVVTTTDQTTAERGREPLRTLARHRRFGDKLIFGQNLVPESPGSVRIGDPVRILE from the coding sequence ATGTCGAAGCCGGTACTGCACTCGATCCACGTCTATCCGCTGAAGGCGGCCGCGGGGCACGCCCCGCGCGAGGCCGTCGTGGAGCCATGGGGTCTGGCGGGCGACCGGCGCTGGGTGCTGACCGACGAGAAGAACAGGATCATCACCCAACGCCAGCACCCGCGGATGGTGTCGGTCTCGGTCGAAGTGGCGGCCGGCGGCGCGATCCTGGTGTCCGCGCCCGGCCGTGAGCCGCTGAGCGTCCCCGTGCCCGGACCCGGCGGCACCACGACGGTGGAGATCTGGAACGACAAGGTGGAGGCGGTCCCCGCCGGGGTCACGGCGGACGCCTGGTTCAGCGACTTCCTCGGCATCGCCGTGAGGCTCGCGCATCTCGACGACCCGGCCACCCGCAGGCCCATCGATCCCGGATTCGCGCGGCCGGGCGAGACCGTCAGCTTCGCGGACGGCTACCCCCTGCTCGTCACCACCCTCGCCTCGCTCGAGGCTCTGAACACACTGATCGCCCAGGGAGACCGGCCCGAAGAGGGCCCGCTCCCCATGAACCGCTTCCGGCCCAACATCGTGGTCGGGGGCACCGGCGCCTGGGCCGAGGACGGCTGGTCCCGGATCGCCGTCGGCGAGGTCGCCTTCCGCGTCGCCAAGATGTGCGGACGCTGTGTCGTGACCACCACCGACCAGACGACGGCCGAGCGCGGCAGGGAGCCGCTGCGCACCCTCGCACGTCACCGCCGTTTCGGCGACAAGCTGATCTTCGGGCAGAATCTCGTACCGGAGTCTCCCGGCTCGGTCCGGATCGGCGATCCGGTGCGGATCCTCGAATAG
- a CDS encoding DUF6643 family protein: protein MTSPRSTYGGGYYSASFPDTPIYDSLVAERGTPQIAPIRVPAAYDTGGNLPALQSALPALPAAPSPQAPQYGYPQAQQPAPLQQAAAPYIPQQNAPRGYPGPQAPQQQRPMPGGGTGYEAMRPAAPRPAPAPYQDPYNNQQYRGY from the coding sequence ATGACCTCCCCCCGCTCCACCTATGGCGGCGGTTACTACTCCGCCTCCTTCCCGGACACCCCGATCTACGACTCCCTCGTGGCCGAGCGGGGAACCCCGCAGATCGCCCCGATCCGGGTCCCCGCGGCCTACGACACCGGCGGCAACCTGCCCGCGCTCCAGTCGGCGCTGCCCGCTCTGCCCGCCGCACCGTCCCCGCAGGCCCCCCAGTACGGCTACCCGCAGGCCCAGCAACCCGCTCCGCTGCAGCAGGCCGCGGCGCCGTACATCCCTCAGCAGAACGCGCCGCGTGGCTACCCCGGTCCCCAGGCACCTCAGCAGCAGCGCCCCATGCCCGGCGGCGGCACCGGCTACGAGGCGATGCGTCCCGCGGCACCTCGTCCGGCCCCCGCGCCGTACCAGGACCCGTACAACAACCAGCAGTACCGCGGCTACTGA